The Salminus brasiliensis chromosome 8, fSalBra1.hap2, whole genome shotgun sequence genome has a window encoding:
- the hcn5 gene encoding hyperpolarization activated cyclic nucleotide-gated potassium channel 5 isoform X2, whose translation MERPAPGGRGRFSWDGWRNLLLPQLNRQSLYVYGSEVAVEKECIRQRERGVFVIHPFSPLRSYYIMCMVTITFLNLIGIPIEIAFLDGQSGVGWEGFNVFSDTLFLIDVGLNFRMGIIPEDSEAAILDLKCIRQNYLKSWFVPDMIAAFPVGYIILIADLQYHSDTPSSKASKMVRILMFVRIISLVRLLRVSRLVRFFNEVEKYFVPMLEEFPSDCWVRRENLMNATVGEKYSFGVFRALSHMTAISYGSSETPTNEVELWIVMTSIVSGALMYTVLVANTVALMTDADIPARIYKSKMNDLEDYMIFLKLPKALRIRISNYFQTRHQGKWYDEKDVLNWVSSSLREEILTVMCSGLVRKVPMFQKCDLSFINAIASELQYEVFQEGDVIMRHNTPADRMFFIEHGQLVVETDCFQQELCDGDYFGETCLLTGGRRLATVRAQTICQLFFLSVNSFHRVLEDYPEVMKYLQRTSHLDISLI comes from the exons ATGGAGAGGCCAGCACCTGGAGGCAGGGGACGCTTCAGCTGGGACGGCTGGAGAAATCTGCTGCTGCCCCAGTTAAACAGGCAGTCTCTTTACGTGTATGGCAGTGAAGTGGCTGTGGAGAAGGAGTGCATCAGGCAAAGAGAGAGGGGAGTGTTCGTCATCCATCCCTTCAGTCCTTTAAg GAGTTACTACATAATGTGCATGGTGACCATCACGTTTCTGAACCTGATTGGGATCCCGATAGAGATCGCCTTTTTAGACGGCCAGTCCGGCGTTGGCTGGGAGGGTTTCAATGTGTTCTCAGACACACTGTTCCTGATTGATGTAGGGCTCAACTTTCGCATgggcatcattccagaggacagtGAG GCGGCCATTCTTGATCTGAAATGCATTCGACAGAACTATTTGAAGAGTTGGTTTGTGCCAGATATGATTGCAGCATTTCCAGTGGGTTACATAATACTAATTGCG gattTACAGTATCACAGTGACACTCCCTCTTCCAAAGCCAGTAAAATGGTACGAATTCTCATGTTTGTGAGGATCATCAGCCTTGTCCGTCTGCTGCGTGTATCCCGACTGGTTCGGTTTTTTAATGAAGTTGAGAAA TATTTTGTTCCAATGCTGGAGGAGTTCCCATCGGACTGCTGGGTCCGCCGTGAAAATCTTATG aatGCTACAGTGGGAGAGAAGTATTCATTTGGTGTCTTTCGTGCACTCTCACATATGACTGCAATATCATACGGTTCATCTGAGACACCAACAA ATGAGGTAGAGCTGTGGATTGTCATGACCAGCATTGTGTCAGGAGCTCTGATGTATACAGTCCTGGTTGCCAACACTGTTGCCCTGATGACAGATGCAGATATCCCAGCAAGAATATATAAAAGCAAG ATGAATGATCTGGAAGACTATATGATCTTCTTGAAGCTTCCCAAAGCCTTGCGTATTCGCATCAGCAATTACTTTCAGACTCGCCATCAGGGGAAGTGGTATGATGAGAAGGATGTTCTGAATTGGGTGTCTTCATCACTTAGAGAG GAAATTTTGACGGTCATGTGTTCGGGGCTCGTGAGAAAAGTTCCGATGTTCCAGAAGTGTGATTTAAGCTTCATCAACGCCATCGCCTCAGAACTCCAGTATGAGGTTTTCCAGGAGGGCGATGTCATCATGCGTCACAATACTCCAGCTGACCGCATGTTCTTCATTGAGCACGGACAGTTAGTTGTGGAGACGGACTGTTTTCAGCAGGAGCTGTGTGATGGAGACTATTTTGGAG AAACATGTCTCCTGACCGGTGGAAGGCGTTTGGCTACAGTTAGAGCTCAGACTATTTGTCAactcttctttctgtctgtgaatAGTTTTCATCGAGTCCTTGAAGATTACCCAGAGGTTATGAAATATCTGCAGAGAACAAGTCATCTGGACATAAGCTTGATTTGA
- the hcn5 gene encoding hyperpolarization activated cyclic nucleotide-gated potassium channel 5 isoform X1 produces the protein MERPAPGGRGRFSWDGWRNLLLPQLNRQSLYVYGSEVAVEKECIRQRERGVFVIHPFSPLRSYYIMCMVTITFLNLIGIPIEIAFLDGQSGVGWEGFNVFSDTLFLIDVGLNFRMGIIPEDSEAAILDLKCIRQNYLKSWFVPDMIAAFPVGYIILIADLQYHSDTPSSKASKMVRILMFVRIISLVRLLRVSRLVRFFNEVEKVSNANLEVVRVFFRILSLFMMIFLLCHWNGCVQYFVPMLEEFPSDCWVRRENLMNATVGEKYSFGVFRALSHMTAISYGSSETPTNEVELWIVMTSIVSGALMYTVLVANTVALMTDADIPARIYKSKMNDLEDYMIFLKLPKALRIRISNYFQTRHQGKWYDEKDVLNWVSSSLREEILTVMCSGLVRKVPMFQKCDLSFINAIASELQYEVFQEGDVIMRHNTPADRMFFIEHGQLVVETDCFQQELCDGDYFGETCLLTGGRRLATVRAQTICQLFFLSVNSFHRVLEDYPEVMKYLQRTSHLDISLI, from the exons ATGGAGAGGCCAGCACCTGGAGGCAGGGGACGCTTCAGCTGGGACGGCTGGAGAAATCTGCTGCTGCCCCAGTTAAACAGGCAGTCTCTTTACGTGTATGGCAGTGAAGTGGCTGTGGAGAAGGAGTGCATCAGGCAAAGAGAGAGGGGAGTGTTCGTCATCCATCCCTTCAGTCCTTTAAg GAGTTACTACATAATGTGCATGGTGACCATCACGTTTCTGAACCTGATTGGGATCCCGATAGAGATCGCCTTTTTAGACGGCCAGTCCGGCGTTGGCTGGGAGGGTTTCAATGTGTTCTCAGACACACTGTTCCTGATTGATGTAGGGCTCAACTTTCGCATgggcatcattccagaggacagtGAG GCGGCCATTCTTGATCTGAAATGCATTCGACAGAACTATTTGAAGAGTTGGTTTGTGCCAGATATGATTGCAGCATTTCCAGTGGGTTACATAATACTAATTGCG gattTACAGTATCACAGTGACACTCCCTCTTCCAAAGCCAGTAAAATGGTACGAATTCTCATGTTTGTGAGGATCATCAGCCTTGTCCGTCTGCTGCGTGTATCCCGACTGGTTCGGTTTTTTAATGAAGTTGAGAAA GTTTCAAATGCAAACCTGGAGGTGGTCCGGGTGTTCTTTAGAATCTTGTCTTTGTTCATGATGATTTTTCTCCTGTGTCACTGGAACGGCTGTGTGCAGTATTTTGTTCCAATGCTGGAGGAGTTCCCATCGGACTGCTGGGTCCGCCGTGAAAATCTTATG aatGCTACAGTGGGAGAGAAGTATTCATTTGGTGTCTTTCGTGCACTCTCACATATGACTGCAATATCATACGGTTCATCTGAGACACCAACAA ATGAGGTAGAGCTGTGGATTGTCATGACCAGCATTGTGTCAGGAGCTCTGATGTATACAGTCCTGGTTGCCAACACTGTTGCCCTGATGACAGATGCAGATATCCCAGCAAGAATATATAAAAGCAAG ATGAATGATCTGGAAGACTATATGATCTTCTTGAAGCTTCCCAAAGCCTTGCGTATTCGCATCAGCAATTACTTTCAGACTCGCCATCAGGGGAAGTGGTATGATGAGAAGGATGTTCTGAATTGGGTGTCTTCATCACTTAGAGAG GAAATTTTGACGGTCATGTGTTCGGGGCTCGTGAGAAAAGTTCCGATGTTCCAGAAGTGTGATTTAAGCTTCATCAACGCCATCGCCTCAGAACTCCAGTATGAGGTTTTCCAGGAGGGCGATGTCATCATGCGTCACAATACTCCAGCTGACCGCATGTTCTTCATTGAGCACGGACAGTTAGTTGTGGAGACGGACTGTTTTCAGCAGGAGCTGTGTGATGGAGACTATTTTGGAG AAACATGTCTCCTGACCGGTGGAAGGCGTTTGGCTACAGTTAGAGCTCAGACTATTTGTCAactcttctttctgtctgtgaatAGTTTTCATCGAGTCCTTGAAGATTACCCAGAGGTTATGAAATATCTGCAGAGAACAAGTCATCTGGACATAAGCTTGATTTGA